One region of Trachemys scripta elegans isolate TJP31775 chromosome 8, CAS_Tse_1.0, whole genome shotgun sequence genomic DNA includes:
- the LOC117882127 gene encoding cilia- and flagella-associated protein 57-like, which yields MRKKFNSLQKEIEERSNDIETMRMEQQKLQGVIKSLEKDILGLKREIQERDETIQDKEKRIYDLKKKNQELEKFKFVLDYKIKELKKQIEPRENDIKAMKEQIQEVSSALF from the exons ATGAGGAAAAAG ttCAATAGCCTACAGAAGGAGATTGAAGAGCGCAGCAATGACATTGAGACAATGAGAATGGAACAGCAGAAGCTGCAAGGTGTCATTAAGTCATTAGAGAAGGATATTCTGGGACTGAAGAGAGAGATTCAAGAAAGAGATGAGACTATCCAAGACAAG GAGAAGCGGATTTATGacctaaaaaagaaaaaccaggaGCTGGAAAAGTTCAAGTTTGTACTGGATTATAAAATAAAGGAGCTGAAGAAGCAAATAGAACCCCGTGAGAATGATATCAAAGCAATGAAGGAGCAGATCCAGGAGGTGAGCAGTGCACTCTTCTGA